In Nicotiana tabacum cultivar K326 chromosome 2, ASM71507v2, whole genome shotgun sequence, the following proteins share a genomic window:
- the LOC107831073 gene encoding uncharacterized protein LOC107831073, with the protein MKLQFKNRVASLPGGNHFLTRKNPLPFRAHNLPQALEMVTESGHSKRPMCPSCSKPIRLCLCTRLKTPCLQNSVAVTILQHSLEKKHPLNSTRIASIEKYGANCSFQNQDLSKLFGSRAATDDIRKGFLVKKLQRKPLNGSSEYQESEEFEVAVPPGSVLLFPSENSIGMEEIDFEVKNLIVLDGTWAKAKRMYNENPWLKVLPHVKLDVEKLSLYSEVRHQPRAGYLSTIESIVYALKAVGEEDSEGLDHLLDVFESMVGDQRRCKDDRLKQRLSNCD; encoded by the exons ATGAAATTGCAATTCAAGAATCGGGTTGCTTCATTGCCAGGTGGTAACCATTTCTTAACCCGAAAGAATCCTCTACCTTTTCGAGCTCACAATTTGCCTCAAGCCCTAGAAATGGTGACTGAATCGGGTCATTCAAAGAGACCCATGTGCCCATCATGCTCAAAACCGATCCGCCTCTGTCTCTGCACCCGACTGAAGACCCCATGTCTCCAAAACTCCGTGGCTGTCACAATCCTTCAACACAGTCTAGAGAAAAAACACCCTCTCAATTCAACAAGAATTGCTTCTATAG AGAAGTATGGTGCAAATTGTTCCTTTCAGAATCAAGATTTGAGTAAGCTATTTGGCTCTAGAGCAGCTACTGATGATATACGAAAAGGGTTTTTAGTAAAAAAGTTACAGAGAAAGCCATTGAATGGGAGCAGTGAGTATCAAGAATCGGAGGAGTTTGAAGTTGCAGTTCCTCCAGGGTCAGTGCTGCTTTTTCCAAGTGAAAACTCGATTGGCATGGAGGAgatagattttgaagtgaaaaatctGATAGTACTGGATGGAACATGGGCAAAGGCAAAGAGAATGTATAATGAGAATCCTTGGTTAAAGGTGTTGCCACATGTGAAGTTGGATGTAGAGAAGCTGAGCTTGTATAGTGAAGTAAGGCATCAACCTAGAGCTGGATATTTGTCCACAATTGAGAGCATTGTATATGCTTTGAAAGCTGTTGGGGAAGAAGATTCTGAAGGATTGGATCATTTGTTGGATGTATTTGAGTCCATGGTTGGAGATCAGAGGAGATGCAAGGATGATAGACTGAAGCAAAGGCTCTCTAATTGTGACTAA
- the LOC107831072 gene encoding protein FATTY ACID EXPORT 5, with product MHDFCFTIPYGLILVCGGVIGYASKGSTASLAGGAGTGFALILAGYLSLQAFHKRKNSYFALILETACAVMLTWVMGQRYMQTSKIMPAGVVAGISALMTGFYLYKIATGGNHFPPKTE from the exons ATGCATGATTTCTGCTTCACGATCCCTTATGGGTTAATTTTGGTATGTGGTGGTGTCATTGGATATGCCAGCAAAGGAAGCACAGCTTCACTGGCTGGAGGTGCGGGTACTGGATTTGCTCTCATCTTAGCTGGTTACTTGAGCCTACAAGCATTTCACAAGCGCAAAAATTCTTACTTTGCCTTGATTCTTGAAACTG CTTGTGCAGTCATGTTAACATGGGTTATGGGACAGCGGTACATGCAAACTTCAAAAATCATGCCGGCTGGCGTTGTTGCTGGTATCAG TGCCCTCATGACTGGATTTTACCTCTATAAAATTGCCACAGGAGGAAACCATTTCCCACCTAAGACTGAGTAA